A single Flavobacterium sp. 1 DNA region contains:
- the rsmA gene encoding 16S rRNA (adenine(1518)-N(6)/adenine(1519)-N(6))-dimethyltransferase RsmA — MEKVTAKKHLGQHFLKDESVAKDIADTLNLKGYEDVLEIGPGMGVLTKYLLEKPINTFVIEIDTESVAYLGVHYDKLKDRIISKDFLKYDINEVFKGKQFAIIGNFPYNISTQIVFKALEYRNQIPEFAGMFQKEVAERICEKKGTKAYGILSVLVQAFYDAEYLFTVDENVFNPPPKVKSGVLRLRRKEDFSLPCTEKLFFTVVKTAFQQRRKTLRNSLKTLNLSDSLREDSVFNLRPEQLDYKEFIELTQKIEADGV; from the coding sequence ATGGAAAAAGTAACAGCCAAAAAACACCTCGGACAGCATTTTTTAAAAGACGAAAGCGTAGCGAAAGACATCGCCGATACTTTGAATTTAAAAGGATATGAAGACGTGTTGGAAATAGGACCTGGAATGGGAGTACTGACGAAGTATTTATTGGAAAAACCAATCAATACTTTCGTTATCGAAATTGATACCGAATCGGTTGCATATTTGGGTGTTCATTATGATAAATTGAAAGACAGAATCATCTCAAAGGATTTTCTGAAATACGATATCAACGAAGTTTTTAAAGGGAAACAATTTGCCATAATTGGAAATTTTCCGTATAATATTTCGACGCAGATTGTTTTCAAAGCATTGGAATATCGGAATCAGATTCCGGAATTTGCAGGAATGTTCCAAAAAGAAGTGGCAGAACGCATCTGCGAAAAAAAGGGAACAAAGGCTTATGGAATTCTATCGGTTTTGGTGCAGGCTTTTTATGATGCGGAGTATTTGTTTACCGTAGATGAAAATGTGTTCAATCCTCCCCCCAAGGTGAAGTCGGGCGTCCTGCGTTTGCGTAGGAAAGAAGATTTTAGTTTGCCTTGCACAGAAAAATTGTTTTTTACTGTCGTGAAAACAGCTTTTCAGCAACGCAGAAAGACCTTGCGTAACAGTTTAAAAACCTTAAATTTGTCCGACAGTTTGAGAGAAGATAGCGTTTTTAACTTGCGTCCAGAACAATTAGACTACAAAGAATTTATAGAATTGACCCAAAAAATAGAAGCAGATGGAGTTTAA
- a CDS encoding DUF4286 family protein, with the protein MIIYNVTTNIHESVHDKWMIWMQHKHIPEMLACGKFISARLVRVLVEEEMGGVTYSVQYTTDSKETLERYYLEDAPKLREEGVKLFGDKMLTFRTELQVISDH; encoded by the coding sequence ATGATAATATACAACGTTACTACAAACATACACGAAAGTGTTCATGACAAATGGATGATCTGGATGCAGCACAAACACATACCAGAAATGCTGGCTTGCGGAAAATTTATTTCAGCACGTTTAGTTCGTGTTTTGGTAGAAGAAGAAATGGGAGGCGTTACCTATTCGGTTCAATATACAACAGACAGTAAGGAAACATTAGAAAGATATTACCTAGAAGATGCCCCTAAATTAAGAGAAGAAGGCGTGAAATTGTTTGGTGATAAAATGCTGACTTTTAGAACCGAATTACAAGTGATTTCAGATCATTAG
- the mgtE gene encoding magnesium transporter, which produces MEFKISKELIKQIAQLIQAKNNQELEILLNDMHHADFAEILDEIDIDEATYIFKVLDSEKTAEILLELEDDLRENILKRLSAKEIAEELDELETNDAADIIGELSKEKKAEVISELQDVEHAKGIVDLLRYDEDTAGGIMHKELVKVNENWNVLTCVKEMRIQAENISRVHSIYVVDDEDRLKGRLSLKDLLSTSTRTPISDVYIKKLHFVDVETPDVDVARIMEKYDLEAIPVVDELGRLVGRITIDDVIDVIKDEIEKRDTEDIQKFGGLEALDLPYVQTRLFEMVKKRATWLVVLFLGEMFTASAMGFFEGEIDKAIVLTLFIPLIISSGGNSGSQAATLIIRAMALKELTLRDWWYVMKKEIASGFLLGSILGIVGFIRILVWQTLNFHDYGVYWFFIAMTVSVSLVFIVLWGTLSGSMIPFVLKRFKLDPATSSAPFVATLVDVTGLIIYFSIAMLFLRGKLL; this is translated from the coding sequence ATGGAGTTTAAAATCAGTAAAGAGCTTATTAAGCAAATAGCTCAACTCATCCAAGCGAAGAATAATCAGGAGTTGGAGATTTTGTTGAATGATATGCATCACGCTGATTTTGCAGAAATTCTTGACGAGATTGATATTGATGAGGCAACTTATATTTTTAAAGTATTAGACAGCGAAAAAACGGCCGAAATTCTTTTAGAGTTAGAAGATGATTTAAGGGAAAATATATTAAAGAGACTTTCGGCAAAAGAGATTGCTGAAGAACTTGATGAATTGGAGACCAATGATGCCGCTGACATTATCGGTGAACTTTCAAAAGAGAAAAAAGCTGAAGTAATATCCGAACTACAGGACGTTGAACATGCTAAAGGAATTGTCGATTTACTTCGTTACGATGAGGATACGGCAGGGGGAATCATGCACAAAGAGTTGGTTAAGGTCAACGAAAATTGGAATGTACTCACTTGCGTAAAAGAAATGAGGATTCAAGCCGAAAACATATCTAGAGTTCATTCTATTTACGTAGTTGACGATGAGGATCGCTTAAAAGGCAGATTGTCGCTCAAGGATTTGTTGAGTACCTCCACAAGAACACCGATTAGTGATGTTTATATTAAGAAACTACACTTTGTAGATGTTGAAACTCCCGATGTTGATGTGGCGAGAATCATGGAAAAATACGATTTGGAAGCTATTCCGGTTGTTGATGAATTGGGACGTTTAGTTGGTAGAATCACGATTGATGATGTTATTGATGTTATCAAAGATGAGATAGAAAAAAGGGATACGGAAGACATTCAAAAATTTGGGGGATTAGAAGCTCTTGATTTGCCATATGTGCAAACCCGACTTTTTGAAATGGTTAAAAAAAGAGCTACTTGGCTTGTTGTTCTTTTTTTGGGAGAAATGTTTACCGCTTCGGCAATGGGTTTCTTTGAAGGGGAAATTGATAAAGCAATTGTACTCACCTTGTTTATTCCATTAATTATCTCCAGTGGAGGAAATTCAGGTTCACAAGCAGCAACTTTAATTATCCGTGCAATGGCACTAAAAGAACTGACATTGAGAGACTGGTGGTACGTCATGAAAAAAGAAATAGCGTCTGGTTTTTTATTAGGCTCTATTCTGGGAATTGTTGGTTTTATAAGAATCTTGGTCTGGCAAACATTAAACTTTCATGATTATGGAGTGTATTGGTTTTTTATAGCTATGACTGTATCTGTTTCTTTAGTTTTTATAGTTTTATGGGGAACACTTTCCGGCTCCATGATTCCGTTTGTGTTAAAAAGATTTAAATTGGATCCAGCGACATCATCAGCTCCATTTG